ATAATAGGAGGGGAATAAGCTTAACCCACATGGTTGTCTTGTCCATCTCATATACATTAAGTTTAACTTGATGAGAGTTCAAAATGGATACCAGATTATTAGTCGACAATGTCAGGAACATTGAACGGTGACATTTTTCATTTGTTCTTTCCTGTTTCTAGCGAAGCAATGGCTAGACTTGCACCCATGTTCCATAGCACAAGCTAATGAGAGAATAATTCCTCCATGCTGAGAAAGGTGCTATCTCGCTAGTGAGATTGGTAAGTGGTAATGTAACTGAACCAACACCTGCTGACCAACCAACAACATGGGCTGTAGGCATGAGAGAAATGCTGTTGCATTGAGTATCTCATTATCTGTAAGATCTTCGCAGACAGAAAAATCTACACAGACCGTCTTCCACCAATCGTATCATTACAAAATATCTTCCAAAATTTGCACCATCTTACATTCTCTGAGCGACAGAAAGGGAAACAGAACATAAACATCAAAGGGAGCAATAGGGATTATGCATAGTGATCATTCTCATGTCAATGAGTTCAAATGTGAGAACTGCCCATACAATAGTATCATCAGAGCATGCAAATACCGCATAACAGTTCAAATAACTTGGTGATTCCTTCTCACTTCACCTCCCACCATGTGGCGTCAGGAAGTGGGCTTGCAATCACAAGCAGGGCAAGAAGGCTAACTGTCAGTTTTCTCCATGTAGGAATGGTCAGAGGAACCTGATAGGAAGGATCCCAGATAATCAGGCTTTAGAAGCACTCTCACCCACTCAGTCGAAAAAGTCCATCTTCACGTCTGTGACATCAAGCTGCAGGATCTCTGCCCTGCAGCCTAAGATGGAACCAATACtacaaaaaacaaaagcaataatGTGCCACACAACCATAAAATAAGCAACTAAATTGCAATATTTATGATAATGATTCTTTAAATAAGAAGCAAGAAAACAATTTCAACCATTTCAGTATGGTCATTCTATAGAGGCTAATCCAACCTCTTCAAGATTCCATTTTCAACCCCCCTTTCAACTCATAGCTTGCTGTACCATATTTAAACAAAGATGATAAATCATATCTCAACAACCGAACCGACCATTCACatgaaaaaaagaatatatttcTACAAGGAATGCTACAGGGTTTCAATAACGTATGGCATAACATGATTGGTGCAATTTATGGAATTAGCCAAATCAGCATTTGCGGGTCAAGTGACCTTTTCATGTGCGCATAACGGGCACCTCGAAACATTTACCTATCTCTACACTAAATAAATGCATGTAAATCTGCAATTTTTGCAGATCTATGCATGCTCAGACTCACTGGAAATCTACAGAATCAAGCAAATGCCACTCTGTTTCCACAATCACAAGGTTTCACAAGCAGCATCCTTCGAATTGTCACAATTAGTAGCAGTAGTATGTAGTTTAGTGCTCTTTATATGCAGACTCAGTTACCCAATCGCGACTAGATCCGAAAGTTCTCATCCATCTGTTGCTTTTCCCTTCCTTTGCTTCTTTAAGTTTCATATCTTCATAGTCTAGTCACTAAATATAGTAAAGCCCACATATAAAAATTCTAAATAAACATTGGCATGATGGAGACTGTTCCAATTTGGCTCTTCAATAATGCAGCTTCCTACAGAAAACATTTACCTTTTTTCGTCTCTCAGGATTCTTTCCAAATTCCAATACTAATGGGATCTCAAAGAGTTGCATTCTAGTTGCATGGAATTAGACTGTCTGACCAAAAATGCAGATCTTTCTACCTGGTAACAGAGGCAACAACAGGGTGTTATTTGTAACCATTATTTTTCTTGGTTGGTTAATTGGTCGCATTTTCTTCATGAAATGGGTTGGGTTTGTATTATTCTGGATACGCAGAATCATTCTATTCGATCTAACAAGTACCTTGTCTCAGAATTCTTTAATGTTTCACAGCAGACCCCTTTCTTGTTTCACAGAGGGTTTGGGGGTTTGGGTCAGCTTGAGATATCTGTAGAACCTCCATATACTTTTGTAGATCATAATTAACATATTATATTACTGGAGCGCAAATTACTTATATCAAAAAATGCATTATCTTTTACCTAGGATGAGTGCGTCCAAGATCTCCATGCACAAATTCTTTTATATATGTTCCAGCCTGCATTTGGGTAAAAAAAGTGAGAGCTCACATAAATGTATTAGTACTCCATAATCACAAGAAAAAAGGTGTCTGAGTAAAGATATACAATTTATGAATCTCTAAGATAAAAAAGGGTGTAGAGAACGATTACAAGGCACTGGATGACCCATTAATAAGAGTGATCGTAAAGCATGTCAAAATATAGAGAAAAACAGCTCAGCTCATAAGTTGGTACTATGGGCTCAAGCTGAAAGGCATTAGAAATAATATATGaatactaaaagaaaaataaatatccaGCTGCTATTTCGTAAGTCAATCGTTTTATGAATACTTCTACAAAAATACTTCTATATACATGGCATCATCATCCTTTTAAAAATTAAGCATGCTctccatccttatccaaacTATTCATGCCAGCTTCATGGATCCCTTaacaaataaaaacaaaattatcacataaaataaaaacaatttTACCTAAGAAATATATCTTTACCTGGGTACAAAGATGCAATAGAAAATATTGGCAGCTACCAGCAATTCTCTCAATGTTCATCCTGGATGAGGAATTTTCTATTGGTGAGTTTCAATGAAGAGCTTCCATATAATTGTAGTCAGACAAACACATGATACAACTAAAAACCTTGGGATTGGTTTAAGTTTTCTTCTCACCAATCAATTGTACAAACAGAATTCACTGCACAATAAAATAAAGGGATTTCCTCATTACCAATGTATGATTTTCTTCCTCTCCAATGGGCTTCGGCGGTGAAGCACCCTTATCGGGGTTCTTTGTATAATATCCTATGAATCAAGTAGAAGaacaaattaaacaagataGAGTCATCATCATAGAATAGGGTAATTCAAGCACCAATCTGTCTTTGTCAGCTAATGCATTACATACAAGATACTGGAGTGCACAAAACCTTGAAAAAAATGTAATCCGTAACATATTACTAGAAATCATTCAGTAATCCTAACAAGAAGTTGGGAATGATCCCCAGAACATACAAAAAATTATATGGCTATTCTCGTAATACAAGTTTACCAAGTCCATGATTGCGAGAATTCTttgtaattcaaaaaaaaaaaacctaggaTCTGATCCTGCCTAAAACACGAGGTCTAAAGATCCTAGATTAATCAGCAGAGTATTTCCAGCACAAAAGGAAACTGGAGGCAAAATGGGGAAAAAGAGACAGGATGTTAATTCTATTAATTGTGCATTCAAAAACGAGGTGCAATCCCTCAGTTTTCTAGTTGCTGATATTAGTCATAGGAAACCTAAATTAACCAAGACCATGTTTCAAGGTTGGACAAAGGAGGTTAATGAACAAAGAGAGATTTTAATGTATGGTCCAGCCATGACAACATTTAAATTCTTATAGCAAATATATACTTGACTCCACTTTACTACAAGAGTACATACACAGATCTTACCAAGTCCTTTCTAGATGATATGCTATGCAAGTCCTCCTCAGTCAGTGCACGAGAAGTCCATACAAGAGCAGCATATTGCTTCTGCATGGATTCACAGCCATTGTATGTCAAAAAATCTTAACTACAACAATATGATCTTCTCTTGTCAGATGTAttttaagataaaacaaaaatatgaatTTGATAAAAGGATCTTCTGCAGACAAATATTGgaaaaataacctgtttttctGCCTCGCCTTCACGCATTAGAGTCCATGCTTGGTTATTGACCAGCTTAAGGTTTCGCACTCTGACCTGTAAAgggacatgcacaaggatagTTCAGGAGTCAGATGAAGCagcataaaatttattttgttcTATGATTCCACATCAcataatatttaataattagTAAACAGAAATTATGCATGTAGATTAATAACTCACGTATTTTTTGTCTGAGTTGTTTATCTTTTCCGCAATTAGTTGAACATCAATCATAGAAGGCATGCAGTGTGCATTTGAAACTTCAACTAGGAAAGGGCGACCAGATCCTAGCATCCTTACCTGAGTAGAAAGTTTGTTCAGTTAATCAAAACAAAAACAGTTATCAACTTTTCATAGTATAATCAAGTTTGTACATCAATATCTTCTCGGCCAGCAGCATGAAATTTGTAGTTGTCACCTTTACAGACAAGAAGAGCATTGCTCCCAACTATCTCCTGTTAAAAGGAAAGCCATTAAACAAATAAGTGGCCCAGTAAAAGCAAAAGGTTGGCTAAAAATTCACACTGACATATGATGGAGGGTTTTGGTTTCAAGGGTACTGCCAGACCTCAACGGATGCTTCACCCATTCTCTCATCATCAATTATCCAGCACGACTGGCTCACCCTTCGTGAGAACTGTACAtggaacaaaaaaatatattatacatGATTGTCTTGTGAAAGTGTTGCCACTTGCCACATTACTAAGATATCATTTCTTTTACACAAACTTCAATAAGTTCAAGCTAATTTTATCTGAGAAAtaccaaggtcaacaaaatgAAGGGCAAACAGAAAAGAGAAATTCTTGTTTGGATGTTCAAGAGAGTAACATTAAAGGTACACATTCACATATTACACTCTCTGATAAATAGGTACAGTAATTTACCATATTGTATCAAATTCTGTCTAAAATAAGTTAATTGTAACATTAAATTTTCTCTCTAATTTTGACTTTCAGTCTCCAATATTGAAATTCATCTTAAAAATCACTACCTAAGAATTCCGCTTTAATCTGAAGAAAAATCACAAGGCACCCATCCACCTACAAGGTGCTCAGTATGACATGAATCTCTAATCTATCTCCCTATCCAAATTCATAAAATTTTCTCTACAGAAGCTATCCTCTATTCTATTCCAGAAacgtttgtttttatttttcacaTCTTCTAGGCATTTACCTAATGAACTTCCTTCCAGATTTCCGAActacaaaaagaaaaggctaaTTCCATCTAAACAGATTCGCCTTACAAATCCAAATCTGAAAGTGGTCCTTCGTAAGGTTGTCGTCAAAAGTAGAAAATGGAAAGTATGTTGTGTTTTTAGTACTtccaaaaatttttctttgtatCCCTGCGTAtaagaaaaaagataaagaGGCATCAAAGGTCCAAGACCTTAAGAATGCATACTAAGTTGCTTGAGGCAATTAGGAAAAACCTCTAAATGATTCAGATGGAAAAGGGATCCATAAATGGTGCAAAAATCACAGATCAATGAGTATTCTTTCATGTCTATTCCATATATCAGCTTAACTTTCACTTGAGAATAATTGTTCCACATGCAATGCACATTATTTATTCAAGACAATCGCAGTTGATAAATGGCTGTGTCACACTGATCAAGATCGTTTGGAATAAATCAATACATATAGTTCCTATTTAATCACATATACTTCCTTCTCACCTCTTGTCATTTCATGGTGCATATCAAGGggtctatttatttttaaaaaagaaatggttcaAGTGCCAATAGCATGGTAAATGCCAGCTAGAGGCCAGCATAACATGTGCCACATGTCAAATTGATACATTGGACAACCTAGCACCCACAAATAAGCATAGGCACAGACAGCACTAGAATGCGCTCTAATGTGCGGGCACAGGAtactttgagtttttttttctcaatttgATACTTCAAATTTCTAGTCTGATTACAATTTGTTCATGAATTAAAACATTATTTCAAACTGCTATACAGTTTcatgtaataaaaaaaaataggcaTGTAAGCCTGCTGAACAATGTACAAAGTGTCTTTTTACCTACTATGACATCATACAATGCATTAACAGCATTCATGGCAATTCATAAAAGTAGATGATAATCATTCATAAAACATATGTTGTCATTAGAATTATATAAATCATGCTAAAGTACCCACATTTTGTCCATTAAAATACAAAGACCAGCCTTGATTATACAATAATGATAAGACATATTGTTCAAGGTTTTCAAATCACATAGGTGGCACTAGATGTTGATCATTTTACAGGCCCAGGCAGAATGACTAAGCATCCAAGCAAGCAACTgagtttaaaattttgatttatgcaATAATGAAAACTTTGATTAATTACTTTGTTTTACTTACTAATTTTTCTATTAATTGATTCGAAGTATTTAAACTTTAAAGCTTCTAACATAGCACATTCAAGCATCAATTAGTATTTAAGGAAACACATTATAAATGGACTtcactttcttctcttgaagTTCAGTTTTCCTTAAAGAGgaaaatagttaaaaaattaCATGCCTTGAGACAAATACGGGTCATGGACAGGTAACACCTGCTCAAGTGCCAACCTAGGTGCTTAAGCAGTTTCTTTGCCTAAAGGCCTAAAAAGTGCCAGGACCTAGGCAATTGAGTTGTCAAGTGCTCAAGGGAACCATCTCAATGCCTAGGCAAGGTCAACCTTGATGTGGTTATCAATTTTCCATGATGCAAATAATGGTCTTAACTCTTGAGTGTCGGCCGATACTAGGCCAATTTAGGCACCATGACATAGTTTGTCGTACCAATGCATAATgaccataccataccataccgctACTGAACCAGTATACGGTACAGAGGCGTATTGAGTGTCGATATGCCAAACCCGTTGCTGTATCGGACGTACAAACACATTAATAAGATGGTACCGGAACAAGATCTAGTACTGAGACAGCGAACCATGCACCATGCACCGGCTGACATAGGACCTATCAAGTgtcatttataattttaatttaataaaaataattcttaaatcctttttaatttttcttttttttttccttctttggaaTAGCCTCACACGTGTTGTGCTGGCTACCAGCCTACAATGTTACTTGGAAAGGGCACTAGCGTCCAATTTATAGATGTCTCtcataaaatcttaaaaagcttgaAAACAATGATATAATTGTATAATGCTATATATAATGTATAATATATGTTATGGTTTTGGGGTTTATTTGGAATCATCTTGATTTACAAATTATTTATGATGGCTTGAAAACATTTGGACTATAGGCAAGCAGTAGTTTTGAGCTATAACTTGGTTCAAACCCATGTTAGTCTAGCCCttctcctaatgtgattagtgGGAGGCCATAGGCCCACTATAGACAAAAGGGTTAGAGTGCACCATTATTTGGCGTCGCCCATCTGATCGGGATGGTGAACCCACTGGTCtcgctttctctctctcactccaaTCCCCATTCATCCCAAAACCCTTGGTCATAAGATAGGAGGATAGTCACTAGTATCACCCGTTTATGCATTCGCGTCGCCCTCAAGAAAGCATCGAGAGTTAAGAGTGCCTGAATGTTGAATCATTACCATGGTTTTAGGACACCTCataaaggaagaaggaacatgcaagtaaggctgcaaatgggtcaggtcgACCCGAGATCCGACCCGGcccgacccgcgtagacccgacctgatccaaattttaggacccgcgggtccgggtcgggtcctaaaattggacccgaatcattttctgggtcgggtttaccgaacggacccgacccgacccgaatagacccgaagagagaggggggaaagcaaaagagagttttttttttcttttttttgtgtgggtcGTGGCACTATTGGTCCGTCAGGGTCCTCTCtcaatctattacactgttgatacctctagtgtctcggtagctggcttttttttttccttctgtttttttgtttctgtttttttaaacttttgcagggaggaagtgagggaacactcaactgaatatgggtcatgtgccagttttctgcaatggaattggattttggaagaaggtttgggatttttttagtcctcgtgagaggggagctgggagacacgaAGTTCCgtgtccaatcagtcatatggacaaaaaatagtgtgatatgaaatttggcttgtagaccgacttactAAGTCAGGGGTCATCTGTTctaactggaggtcaattgcaagtctttcaagtcatgggtcacccagcacctcataattatgatatgaccaaattagatttgtccaaattctttcccaaaagcataaagaaattgaacccgaacccgactcgactCGGACCCGGATCCGACCCGGACCCAActtggatccgacccgacccgatcttcaaccgggtcgggtctgggtccaaaattaggacccaaacaaaaaaccgggtcggatcAGGGTCATCCAagaccggacccgacccgacccatgtGCACCCCTACATGCAAGCCCgatctctcccctctcctttctccatctctctttcttcttttgctatttctttttcctctttttgtttcttcatTGGCCAAAGTGAGAGATAGGTGTCATGAATattgaaccaagcaaactaGGAAAAGAGTTTGTCTATAGCATAATCCAAGCATGTCACATGTGTCATATCATGTCCATGCagcaaaaatttgatttttgacaTGTCAAGTAACATACTAGTCAACATGCCCCATACCAATGGCACTTAATTTTTCAGTTTAGAAGCTAATTACAAGCATGTCTCATTGTTGTCACCTCATCACTACAAAAAAAATGCTTGTCCCACTCTTAGACATCCTCGTCAAGCATCAAGTTCATGCAAATGGTGGTCCCAAGAAACTCTCAATACTATAGGAGCAGCCTTCAAGTTGTTAAAATATCAAAATGCAGTAAAACGTGCGATGTCTCGGTCAAAGTGAACAAAAAAATAGATGTCATGCCCATTGTTGTATCAGCCAGCACATAACGGTCAATTTAAGCTTTACCTGGACTAGACTCCAAAAGGATGCCCTGCTTTTCACTAGTTCAAAGGAACAAAAGTCCAAAGGAAGGATGTAGAAACTAGAAGCAAGATGAAGGTGCCAATGAATAAAGCTACTTGTCCATTTAGTACCAATAATGGCTAGAAAAATTAAACTAGTAATCATGCTACAACAGTATTAAGAATGCAAAAGGGTGTTTTCGAACACAAAAAGCAAGGAGTACTAACTAGTTGCCTTATGGCACTAATTATATATTCAATGCTTAAGGCTCTAAGAAGATGGTATGATAaacaaacccccccccccccaacctaaTAATGGTTCTTAATCAGGTATTGAGGTTTTACATGCTTTATTAACGAAATGATACTTCACATTAAACAACCAAATGATATTGAACGCTTAGATGTTTTTAGAATTTGACGGATGGATCTAACTCTTAAAAAATAGTAGATCTGATTTCATATCCTGCAGAGAATCAATCTGCAATGCCAAAAGTGCAGTGAAGATGAAGAGTAGGAGCAGAAAAAAGACAGaatagtaaaaattagggaagatATAAAGCAAAGTAATAAGAGAAAAAGCAGAAAGAAATAGAGGACAGAATAAggatagaaagagagagataagaAATTCCAAACCTGACCTAAAGTCTTTCATTCATTCAAAGCAAATAACATACAATGCTTTTTCATTCAATCCAAATAGATCCTTTTATAGACTTTACATGATTTACTTTCCAAGCAAACTAGGAATCTTGATACGCAATCAACtaattcccaaaaaaaaaaatctgaaaaaacAAAATTCGGAATAGCACAATTATAGGAAGACACCTAAAACATTCAAAAATAAGATCATAATGATTTCATGAATTGTCCAAC
This Phoenix dactylifera cultivar Barhee BC4 unplaced genomic scaffold, palm_55x_up_171113_PBpolish2nd_filt_p 001500F, whole genome shotgun sequence DNA region includes the following protein-coding sequences:
- the LOC103708698 gene encoding tRNA pseudouridine synthase Pus10 isoform X5, which encodes MYMKKKYNCEDWFKDKIPSQHISVKDALRLSINTSLENHLGVKSGVDLFRIRLNYSHLDASRMLQSSLANNHTCKRQKTDKKDNRDSLDDSHKSNLKNSNEHLCSESDSVILRTLESMLDHAFCEHFVIPPEKALKPCLLTTTCYRMPIYIGGRYLKFSRRVSQSCWIIDDERMGEASVEEIVGSNALLVCKGDNYKFHAAGREDIDVRMLGSGRPFLVEVSNAHCMPSMIDVQLIAEKINNSDKKYVRVRNLKLVNNQAWTLMREGEAEKQKQYAALVWTSRALTEEDLHSISSRKDLDIIQRTPIRVLHRRSPLERKKIIHWMNIERIAGSCQYFLLHLCTQAGTYIKEFVHGDLGRTHPSIGSILGCRAEILQLDVTDVKMDFFD
- the LOC103708698 gene encoding tRNA pseudouridine synthase Pus10 isoform X4, which encodes MLTTSKEGSIDDFTATIAELVKRENHHIDGFSIEVSIPPVIVANERAVWMYMKKKYNCEDWFKDKIPSQHISVKDALRLSINTSLENHLGVKSGVDLFRIRLNYSHLDASRMLQSSLANNHTCKRQKTDKKDNRDSLDDSHKSNLKNSNEHLCSESDSVILRTLESMLDHAFCEHFVIPPEKALKPCLLTTTCYRMPIYIGGRYLKFSRRVSQSCWIIDDERMGEASVEEIVGSNALLVCKGDNYKFHAAGREDIDVRMLGSGRPFLVEVSNAHCMPSMIDVQLIAEKINNSDKKYVRVRNLKLVNNQAWTLMREGEAEKQKQYAALVWTSRALTEEDLHSISSRKDLDIIQRTPIRVLHRRSPLERKKIIHWMNIERIAGSCQYFLLHLCTQAGTYIKEFVHGDLGRTHPSIGSILGCRAEILQLDVTDVKMDFFD